One segment of Primulina tabacum isolate GXHZ01 chromosome 6, ASM2559414v2, whole genome shotgun sequence DNA contains the following:
- the LOC142549117 gene encoding uncharacterized protein LOC142549117 — protein MATPFRLPLPYLYRTEATQPTRPRWRLCIKCADSSTPNRGFGSNSRKTDKKEGKSSSSQQSSTASPYQAPGLSSSTGGKIKYTSPEDLEFQQRLEQVRKSALAQKKAEEEKQYGAIDYDAPTQTTSGTDSVGLGTKIGVGVAVLVFGLVFTLGDFLPSGSITKEADIADEEISKEERANLEERLKKFEQALAVSPEDSTALEGAAVTLAEMRDYKRAATLLEKLSEKKENDPDVFRLLGEVKYAIQDYEGSAKAYRSAYMTSKSSDFEVLRGLTNALLAAKKPDQAVQLLLATRGQLDKEKSSDNNDMTVRSTTGTSSGVDPIQVDLLLGKAYADWGHISDAVSVYDQLITNHPDDFRGYLAKGIVLKQNGSTGDAERMFIQARFFAPAEAKVLVDKYARR, from the exons ATGGCGACTCCATTTCGCCTCCCCCTTCCCTATCTCTACCGTACCGAAGCAACTCAACCCACCCGTCCCCGGTGGCGGCTCTGTATCAAATGCGCCGACTCCTCCACCCCAAATCGCGGCTTTGGGTCCAACTCCAGAAAGACCGACAAAAA GGAAGGGAAATCATCTTCATCTCAGCAATCTTCGACCGCATCACCTTACC AAGCTCCGGGTTTAAGTTCTTCAACTGGTGGCAAAATTAAGTACACTTCTCCCGAGGATCTGGAGTTCCAACAACGCCTAGAACAAGTTAGAAA GTCGGCACTTGCGCAGAAAAAGGCAGAGGAGGAGAAGCAATATGGGGCAATTGATTATGATGCTCCCACTCAGACTACTAGTGGCACAGACTCGGTGGGACTGGGAACTAAG ATTGGCGTTGGAGTTGCTGTCCTCGTGTTTGGGTTGGTATTTACACTTGGAGACTTTCTTCCTTCTGGAAG CATTACAAAGGAGGCTGACATAGCTGATGAAGAAATTTCGAAAGAAGAGAGAGCAAATTTGGAG GAGAGGCTGAAGAAATTTGAACAGGCACTTGCTGTATCCCCTGAGGATTCAACTGCGCTTGAA GGAGCTGCAGTGACCTTGGCAGAAATGAGAGACTATAAAAGAGCTGCAACATTGCTTGAAAAATTGAGTGAG aaaaaagaaaatgatCCTGATGTTTTCCGTTTGCTTGGTGAAGTCAAATATGCGATCCAAGACTATGAAGGAAGCGCTAAAGCATACAGAAGTGCCTACATG ACATCGAAGAGTTCTGATTTTGAAGTCCTTCGCGGTCTTACAAATGCATTGCTTGCTGCCAAGAAACCTGATCAG GCTGTTCAACTCCTCCTGGCAACTCGTGGGCAGCTCGATAAAGAAAAGTCCAGTGATAATAATGATATGACTGTCCGCAGCACAACTGGGACAAGTTCTGGTGTGGATCCCATTCAA GTGGACTTGCTTCTCGGGAAAGCCTACGCAGATTGGGGTCACATCAGTGATGCGGTGTCTGTTTATGATCAACTCATTACTAACCACCCTGATGATTTCAGGGGTTACTTAGCCAAG GGAATAGTGTTAAAACAGAATGGGAGCACAGGTGATGCAGAAAGGATGTTCATACAG GCACGATTCTTCGCACCTGCTGAAGCAAAGGTGCTGGTAGACAAATATGCACGACGATGA